The following DNA comes from Phytohabitans rumicis.
ATGAAGCAGACGTTGACCACCGCCAGGGACCGGTCGTGGATGGCCTGGACCTGGGGCAGGGCGGTCACGTTCGGTACGACCAGCACGGTCGCGGCCAGCCAGCCCCAGACCGTGTTGATCACGTCAGCGGCGACACCGGCGAGCCACTTGACGACCTGGTCAAGCAGCACGTCGACGGCGATGCCCCACGGGATCCAGCCCATGTCAGATCTCGCCGAGGATCTGGCCGAGAATCCCGAGGAAGATCGGCGCCAAGATCACGCCGGCGTAACCGAGACCGGCGGCCTTGAAAGCGACCTTGGCGCGCTCGATCTGGGCGGTGTCGCCGCCGGCCATCATGTAGAGGGCCAGGCCAGCGGTGGCGAACAGGGTCGCGATCGCGAACGCGATCCCCGCGATCCATTTGGTCGCGTCGTCGATAACGACCTCGAGATCGGCGGTCGGGTCCTCGCCCGGTTCGGGCGCGGCCAGCACGACGGCGGTGGTGATAGCGGATGCGGCGCGGGCTGCGGTACGGATGATGCGGTTCATGACGGGGCACCTCCCGCCCCACCCACAGGTGGGGGCGTGCACGAAGCGGTAGGGGAGGCGCCACCAAGGGGTCACCAAGGCGTGCGGCAAGCGGGTGGGAGCGGTGCTCCTTGTCTGCCGAATGCGGGCCAGGTGTGAACACGAACCGGGTCGGCCAGCCCGCTCACCACACACGGTTGAGCCCTTGGTAGCGCGGGGAGACACCGGTGACCGCGTCCGGTCGTGGTGACTCCTTGCCCACCAAGGGCTCGTGTTGGGTGGCCGATCTAGCAGGCCACGCTCTGTTGGGTAGCCAACGGCACCCAACAAAGCCAGTTATGCGGCGACGGGCACGACGCCTAGCAGTTCGCGCAGGCGCCTGCGGCGGCGTACCAGGGTGGCGTCCAGGCGGACGTGGTCAAGATCGCCGGCGCGGATCGCATCGGCCAGCTTCAGCTGTGCCTTGCGCCGCCAGTCACCGGCGACGGCGGCACTGATGCCCAACTCCGTGGCGACCTTGGCCACGGTGTGACCTTCCAGCCTGGTTCGGCCAATCAGGTGGTGCTCTTCGCTGTCGATGACGCCCGCGGCGAGCGCTCGGGCCAGGATCCAGTCCGGGTGGTCCCACGGGTTCAGCGGCGCCCGCGACCACGGCCGGTTCACGTGGATCGCGGACGCGTCGGCATCGGCGTCGCGGGCTTTACGCGCCCTGCGCGTGCCGGCATCGACCAACTTCCCGGCGATCCGGTCGTCGTCCAGGTCGACCTTCTTCAACTGGGTCAGGAAGCCTTCCAAGACTTCGGCGTGCAGGTCGACCGTGGGCGAAGCCCAGTCAGTGCCCACGCGGCGTACCGCGCGGCGCAGGCCAGGCATGGCCAGGCCGACGCAGGCGATCACCCAGGCCGGTCCGTCCCGGCGGGCCCGGATGACCAGCTCGCGCCAGACCGCGTCCTGCTCCGGCCGGGACATGCTCCGGCCGAGCAGCAGCTTTTTGAGCTCGTCCAGAGCCACGATTTGGTTCGGTAGCCCGGCGAAGCCCCGACCATCGAAGGCCAGGGGGCCGGTGGGCAGGTCAACAACGCGAACGCCCGGTCAGCGGCGGCCAGCGATGACGAGGGCCAGGACGAAGCCACCCCGCTCACCGCCCCGCCAGACGAACCCGCGCCAGCCGGCGACCAGGACGGCGGTAGACACTGTTGGCGGCCATCATGGCCGACCGCTCCAGTACGTGATACGGGTCCCAGAGTCGGCCGCCCGGCCGGTCGTCGTGTTCGACCAACCGGACGGCGGTGAGGAAGCCGGTCAGCACCGCGTCGTGCCATGCTTCGGCGTCGCCGGCTCGTTGGTCGGCGAGTAGTTGAGCACGCCGGCGAAGGCCGGGCATGGCCAAGCCGACACATGCCACCGTCCAGTCCGGGCCGTCGTAGCGGGCCCGCAGCACCAGCACCCGCCACACCGCTACCCGCACCCGGTGCGGTGTCCGCGCAGCACGCACGATCGTCTGGAGCTCGTCCAGACACAGCGTGCGGTCCGGAAAGCCAGCTGCCGTGCCGTCCACCACGAACGGCGACGGTGGGCTGGCCAGAACGTCGAAGGCCGATTCGGCGTGTTCCAACGCCGACATCCACCAGGTGGAGATTCGCAATGAGGACATGGCTTCGCTCCCAACAAAAGAACAGGAAACAGGGATAGGCGCGACACCGCCCGGGTGCGCCGTAGTCCCAAGAAAGCCACATCAACCCAACGCGAACCGGCCAACAGTCGCCAACAAGCCCACCTGGGCGTAGAGCCGAGGACGCCGCGATGACAGGCTGTTGGCCCAGCTCAGCAGCGGTGCCGACGAGGCCGCGACGGCAACGGCAGTGCGGAGCGCCCAGAAACCTTGTCGGAGACAGGTTCTCCCGTGATGGCGCAGGTCATCGCCACCGCGCGGCAGGTGTTTGTTCGATGAAACTCGATACCGGCCAACATGATGCTCGGGAGCGCCGCGTCCCACCAGTGCCTGCGCCCAACCGGGCACAACAGGGCCGGCCACACCACAGCGTTGGGCGGCTTCCACCACGCGGTAGCGGCGTGAAGGCTTGCGGTATGAGCCTCGCAGACGACCTACGCTCGGCAGCTGCCGACCACGCCGCAGCCCTTATCAACCAGGAGTTCGCCGCCGGCGTAGGCCTCGACGTGAGCCGACTGGGGCGAGCGGTGGTCGAGGCGGCCGCACCGTTTCTGCTCGACGCTGACCACGTCGACCACGCGTTGAACGCTCGGTTCCCGGCGGATGACGCAACGCCGCGGCTGCCAAGGCCCACGCCGGAAGAACTGTGGCGGCAGGCCGGCGGGGACGAGGGCCGCTACCTGCAGCTGATGCAGCAGCACCAGTGGCTGACCCTGACCACCATCCGCGTTGTGGACGACCGTTCGGCGACCGAGTAGCACAGCCCGCAGATCTCGACAACGGTCCACGGTCGGCGTCCGGCAACGCGCCCGCAGTGAAGGCTGTCGGCCGACTTGGTGTTGGTGGCGTTCGGCAGGGGCGTTGGGTGCTGTTGGGTGGCGGATCCTGTCCCACAGCGCCAACGGACGCCTCTGTTGGGCCTTGTAAGGATGTGAACACGGCCGGCCGGCGCGGGAGCGACACCCGCGTATGACTGGACCTCCGAACGTCCCCGACGCACCTACCGACCCCGAACTCCTCGCCGAGCTGGCTGCCGCAGTCGGCCGGCCCACCGACGGCCTCGTCGCCGCCGACGCCTTCACCATCAGCGACAGCGATGGCCCGGTCACGATCATCGTCTGGCGATTCGCGACCGGCCACGAGGCTGGCAGCGACCCCGCCGCCCGGCTGGCGCGACTGCTGGTGCGCACCTACACCACGCCCGGCGCTGTGGTCGTCGACCTCAACGACGACCCGACACTGCGCTCGGCGACTCAGGCAATGGGTCGCAGCTACGTACCGGTCACCTCGCCGACCCGGCTGACCGGCCCGGCGCATGTCCGGCGGCCGGCCGGGCTGGTCGCCCTGCGCTGGCCCCACCAGCAGGACGAGCTGAGCCGAAATCTGGTGGACGTGCTCACCACCTGTCGCGGGCTCCTGGCCCCCGACGGGTGCCTGCTCGTAAGCCGCGCCACAACAACACCAGACCGGCGCTACACCGATGACGCCCGCACCCTGCTCGCCGCCGCCCGTCGTGCGCAGCTGCGCCGACTGCATCACATCGTCGCCGTCACGGTGCCGCTCGCCACCGACCAGTTCACCTACCACACCACCCCCGACGAGGTCGCCGCCCTCCACCACGACGCCGCCCAGACCGGCGGCCACTACCAAGACCTACTGGTCTTCGTCGTACCAGTAGGCACCGATGCATAACCTCCTGACCCCCACACTGAAACTGCATGCCAGCCAGGGCCTGTCCCCACAGACCCTTCGACCACCTCAGCCCGGGCACAGACCACGTCGCCGGCCAGACGACGAACATCCCGCCGCGAATACCGGCGCCGGCCGGCTGTCGTCACCCCGGGTGCGCCGCTGTGTCGATCCGGCGTGTCGCGGCGCACTCGCCAGGAGGCCAGACCGGTCGCGACCGGACGGCCAGAATGTCGCGACCCGGCCGGCCTGCCAAAGCGACACCGCCTCCGGTCCGTGGCGAGCAGTCCGCGAGCGGCGGGCGACCAAGACCGGTGTCGTGCGCTGCGGTATCCGGGTGGCCGCCGGCCACGTGGACGGGGCCCCGCGATGACCCGCCATGGCGCCCGTCGCGTCACTGACCGTGTCCGTCGCGGGTTGCGGCCCAGGATCCGCCCGATCAACTACCGGCAGGCATGCGCGTTCATCCGCACCCATCACCGGCACCTCGGACCACCACAAGGCCACAAATACTCCATCGGCCTGGCCGCCCCGACGGGAGAGCTGGTGGGCGTCGCGATGGTCGGCCGGCCGATCGCCCGCCACCACGACGACGGCCTCACCGCCGAAGTCACCCGACTGGCCACCGACGGCTCCCGCGACACCTGCTCCACGCTGCTGGCCGCGGCCTGGCGGGTCGCCCGGAGCATGGGCTACCAGCGGATGATCACCTACACCCGCCACGACGAGCCCGGCACCAGCCTGCGCGCCGCCGGATGGCGGGCCGTCGCCGACATCCCCGCCAGCAGCGGCTGGGACCGACCTGCCCGCCCCCGCACCAGCCATGGTGCCGACCAGGTCGCCCGCACCCGCTGGCAGGTCACCACCCCCGACTGGCAAGCCCGCCTCACCGACAGCCGCAATGGCGACCAGACGGCCGCTGATGCCAGGCGGAGGCGATCATGACCCGCACCGCGCTGGCCGCGCCCGAACCCGCCGACCGTTTCCTCTACCACCGCGACGGCCCCGTCACCCTCTACCTCGGCGACGCCCACCGCGTCCTGACCGCGCTGCCCACCGCGTCCGTCGACACCGTCGTCACCTCACCGCCCTACTACGGGCTACGCAACTACGACGTGCCCGGCCAGTACGGCCTCGAACCCACCCCACAGACCT
Coding sequences within:
- a CDS encoding XF1762 family protein, producing MRPRIRPINYRQACAFIRTHHRHLGPPQGHKYSIGLAAPTGELVGVAMVGRPIARHHDDGLTAEVTRLATDGSRDTCSTLLAAAWRVARSMGYQRMITYTRHDEPGTSLRAAGWRAVADIPASSGWDRPARPRTSHGADQVARTRWQVTTPDWQARLTDSRNGDQTAADARRRRS